The DNA window AAATGAAGAATCGTGTACGCATTCTAAATTTGAGACAGTTTTTCAAAAGTTGTAGGCAATGACCGTCACCATTTCCTATACGTCTGTTCTCTTCTGATATGTGTCATTTTCTTATATTCTCCCACTTGACACATTATCTCATTTACCATAGGAGAAAACAAAATACATGAATCATGGCGATATGTCATCTAAAATGATTATTATCTCCACGTATTACAATGTATTATATATCTCAAataacttaatgaataaaccCTATGTTTATTCGAGGTCCAATTTTATTGATATATCTCAAATCAATGAATGTCTGCACAATAAATATGAGAAATATCATATCATAGTTTCATTATCTTTGTTCTTACAACAAAATATCATATCACGTTTCATTATCTTGTCCTTAGTCAAAGGATCTGCAATCATCAATTCAGTGTTAATGTGCTCGATAAGTAGCTTCTTATCTTTAACATGTTCTGTATAACTAAATATTTAATGTCGATGTGCTTGCTTCGACTATCACTTTTGTTATTTTTACCATAAAACAGTAGCTGAATTTCACAATATATTCTTAATGACCTATATATAGAATCCATAATTCTAAGCCTCGAAATGATACTCTTCAACATACACCATGTGAGGTTGCATCAAAACAAGCTACAAACTCAGCTTCCATATTAGAAGTAGCAGTCAATGTCTGCTTTGCACTTCTCCAAGATACAGCTCCACCAGCtagcataaaaatatatctTGAAGTGGATTTTCGTGAATCAATGCAGCCAACGTAGTCTGAATCAGAGTAGCCAATTACTTCCAAATTCTTAGTTCGTCTGAACATAAGAATATAATCTTTGGTGCCTGGAAGGTACCTCATGACTTTCTTTGCAGCTTTCCAGTGATCTAAACCAGGATTACTTTGATATCTTCCCAACATCCAATCAACAAATGCAATGCCAGGTCTAGTGCAAACCTGAGCATACATTAAGCTTCCGACAGCAGAAGCATAAGGAACGTTTTTCATTTGTTCCCGCTCTAGATCATTCTTTGGACATGGCTCAAATTGAATTTATCGCCTTTCACAACGGGAGCTATATTTGGTGAACAATCTTTCATCCGATATCTCTCTAAAACTTTGTTATAGTTTCTTGAGAcagatttatattttaattcgGTCTTATGTATCTTAAACCTATGTATCTTAATGtcaatgacataagatgcatcACACATATCCTTCGTATCAAGTTTTTAGAGAGAAATTGTTTCACCTCATATAACAGACCCTTGTCATTGGTTGCAAGTAATACATCATCCACTATAGAATAAGGAAACAAATCTTGCTCTCACTGACCTTCTGGTATATACATTGATCCATGGGGTTCTCAACGAATCTGAATGAAGAGATaacatcatgaaattttaaataccATTGACGGAAAGCTTGTTTCAATCCATATATAGATTTCTTAAGTTTACAAACCAAATGCTACCATATACTAGAGAAAAAAATCCTTCAAATTGTTTCATATAACCTCTTTCTCTAGTTCTCCATTGAGAAAAGctgttttcacatccatttgttgCAAATCTAAGTCAAAAATGTGCAACCAATGCTAGAATGATACGAAGAGAATCTTTTAGATACAGGAGAAAAGGTCTTATAATTGATTCCTTCCTGCTGAGTGAATCCTTTAGCAACGAGTCTTGCTTTATACCTTTCAATGTTGCTTAATGAgtctttctttgttttgaagACCTATTTACATCCAATGACTTTTACACCATCAGACAACTGACAAGATCCCAGACTCCATTAACTGCCATAGAATTCATCTCTTCTTTCATAGCATTAAACCATAATTTTGACTCATTACAACTCATGGCTTGTGAAAACGTTCAGGATCATTTTCGGCTTCGATGTTAAGTCTGTTTTGTAAATACACACATAATCACTAGATATTGTTGATCTTATTCTTCTAGTAGATCTCCTAAGGTTATTTGATTGATCAACAATTTCTTGTTGTTCTTCATGAACAATTGATCTACTGGATTTTCACAGCGATTTGTGGAACTACAGGTAACTGGTTGTCTAACACCCATTTGATCTTGAGGAGTGTGAATAACGACCAATCTATCATTTGAATAAGAGAGTTGTGCATTAATGTGATCATTCTAAAAAATATGTATGATCACTCCCACTAATCAAGtcattttcaagaaattttgcATTTCTTGATTTCACAATTCTAGGTTGTGAGATGAATAATAGAATCTGTAACCTTTGGATTTTTGACATACCCAATGAAATATCCACGTATAGTTCTTGGGTTCAGTTTCTTTTCATGTGGGTTGTGAAACTCTTATTTAGAAGGCACACCCAAACATGTATATGTTGCAAACTCGGTTTCCAACCTTTAAATAATTCAATGGTGTCTTTGGGACAGCCTTAGTTAGAACTCGGTTTAATATATACACAGCTGTCTTAAAAGCTTTAGTCCACAAGGATTCAGGAAGTTTGGAGCGCTTAACATGCTCTGCACCATGTCCATAATGTtcatttctcctttcagctatgTCATTTTGGTCCGGAGAACAGGCATAGTATTGGGGCAACAATCCCATGTCCCTAGAGAGAAACTTCGCAAACGAACCAGGTGCATGTCCATTTTCAGTGTATCTACCGTAATATTTCACCTCTATCAGTTCTCACGATCTTTATTTGTTTATCACATGCTTCTCCACTTCAGCCTTAAAAATGTTAAAGGCTTCAAGTGCTTCGTTTTTTTTGAAGcatgtatatatacatgtatcgtGAATAATCATTAACGAAAGAGATGAAGTATTTCGGACTTTGCATGTCCATATCTGGACAACATATATCTGAATGTATGATTCTAATTTTATGTACTCCTATTGGCCCCTTTTTAGACTTATTGAATGCTTTCCTTAATGCAGTCCACACAAGTCTCAAAATCAGTTAAAATCTAAAGTACTGAGTACTCCATCATTTACTAATCTTTAATTCTCTCTATGAAGATGTGTCCCAATCTCGATGCCATAGTATAGAGGAATCTTCATTTTTAACACATCTTTTAATACCTCCATGAACATGCATagtgatattattattttgtaaagaaataGAGAAAAGACAATCAACCATTGTAACATTTCCAAtaagatttgatttataaaacaaattattgATTTATCCAAAAACTGAAATGAATATCCAATGGTACAAGTTTTGAAACTgaaattaaattcctagaaaaaAGGAACATAAAatgtaacgatcatgggccattaggctgaaccaacaaaggcatcggcccatacccacgcaACTACTGGTCATGCGGTCgtaggatggtccagcatggacctcggcccatgcccatgcaccgccactcatagaatatccactcctggaaagtggtttcttCGCCTTCCCCAACACTCGAAACCAAGGACCTCCAGGCttaagtacctagattcctaaGTGTTGGTACCAATGAGCTAGCGCCTTtttttgtaacgatcatgggccattaggctgaaaAACAAAGGTCTCGGCCCCATACTGATAGAaacttaaaattataatttattatatgttaaaacctgtatttaaaatttaagtattcattaaaattataattatgttattttagtattgtttgTTATATTTAAAGTCTtactaaatttgttttattttcaggttttttacgtgtggtaaaataatgataactcaagcCTTGACAAATattaatttgtaaacttcagcttgcatttggtaatctataaattaataaatttaaactcaaaaataacctctgtggatcgatctcgtacattacgaaatatattacttgcagacaacctaCACTTGGGGTGAATTATATTTAAGTAGTAACAAGTTTtgggcgccgttgccggggaggtataaattaagttatatttgttatttatgttttattttatataagtaTTGTGTGTTTTACTTGTATGAGTGTTTGGAGTCGAAAAAAAAAGTGGTTAGACTTATTCGAGTatctgaaaataatttaaacatggaTGATAATCAAATAATCAAGATAatgattaataatataataataataatcaagaaCACATGATCAATTAAGAACACTTAGGCACCATATGAACCTCCCATTAGAACTAGTGCCCCATCTTGTTTAGTTTTTCCTCATGACGCATCAAATTTCAACTTTAAACCTCAAATATTCAACTTTATcaaattttcatggcttagattctgaaaatccatatttGCACTAAGAGAATTTGAGGAGTTTGTAAACTTATAATGATCAAAATTGTAGCATGGAATAGTTCGATTTAAAGCTtttccctttttctttaaaagataaagctaaaacatggCTACAAAATTAAGATCAAGTTCAATAAGATCATGGGAAGAAATGCAACAACAATTTCTCAAAAGTTTTTCCCTTCCCATAGAACAAACTCTTAAAAGACAAATTACAACTTtttctcaaaaacaaggagaaaaaacattttatcaatgttgggatagatataaaGAATACTTAATACAtgcccacatcatggttttgaaaatgGAGAATAGTTTCTCACTTTATGAAGTCTTTAACCAAAGATAGGCAAAATGTAGAATTCATGTTGTAATGGAATTGAAGATAAAAACCCAAATGAAGCTTTGGAATATTTGGATTCATTAgcagaaaatgctcaaaattgggataaTATAGGTACAATAGAACCACcaacaataaaaacaataattcaACAAATGGGGGGTGGTATCTATAATCTCAAAGATGATGTAGATATTCAAGCTAAACTTGCATCTTTAGCAAGAAAAATTGAGTCATTAGAAATGAAAAAGATGTGGtcaataaaaagtattcaagaaattgtttgtcatatatgtgatacacatgatcatgctacaaaagattgtccaaaacataccttcatttaaagaatgtctccatgaacaagcaaaTTAtgttaaacaattataaaaaaccAATATAGATCCTTTTTCACAAtcatataatccgggatggaaaAATCATCCTAATTTTAGTTGAGGAATGATAATAATGCACACACGTcacaacaatattttcaaataacCAAAATCATCAAGGTTATATTCCCTATGTTACACCTCCAAGAAAAAAAACTTTGAGAGATGTAATTCATGCATTTATCCAAAAGCAAGGTCTATCAATATTCAAACAGCAGTCAATCTATGAAtgattgaaagaaagaaactcttgcgaaatttgcatctgcacttaatattcatgaaaaaggaaaatttcCATCTCAACCTCAACCTAATcctaaaaatcaaaatcaagaattaaaaaatgaaaaaattgatcaaataaaatctgttattagcCTTAGAAGTGGTAAAATAGTTAATGATCCATATATTAATGAAAACAATGATCATTTAAAATCAAAGAGTAAGGATGATAATCTTGATACTTTTGAGAATGATGATACCTTAAATTCTAAGAATAATTTGGTGAATGATAAATCATCTAAAATAgtaaatgactcaaataaacctccaccatttcctcatgcattaacaaattataaaaaacaaaaaagtgaTTCTGATATCTATGaagtttttaaacaagtaaagatAAATATTCCATTATTAGATGCTATTAAACAAGTACCTTCCtatgcaaaatttttaaaagacttATGTACTGTGAAGAGAAAATGCATGTAGAAGAAGAAAGCATTTTGGCTGAACAAGTAAGTTCTATTCTTCAAAAAATTctagtttaaaatataaagatcctggtgtccaacaatttcatgtattattggagaaataaaattaaaaaagattTGTTGGATTTGGGagcaagtgtgaatttacttccttaTTCAGTTTAGAAAAACTTAATTTAGGGAATTAAAACCACTTCTGTTACTCTTTTACTGGCGGATAGGTCAATCAAAATACCTAGAGGTATTGTAGAAGAGTGTTGGTTCAAGTTGATAAATTCATAATCCAGTAGATTTTATTGTTTTGGATACACAAACCAATAGAAGTACATAATGAAATTCCAGTAATATTGGGACGACCATTTCTAGCAACTTCAAAGCTTTAATTAATTGtcgaaatggaataatgaaatTGTCTTTTGGAAAATATGACTCTAGAACTTAATGTGTTTAATTTATGTAAACAAAACAAGTattaatgaaaatgaaaatgaagatgatAAGGAATTCAAAACAATTGTGGAAGAAAATATACAAGAAGAAAACTTAATCAACAATGTGAAGTTTTTTCAGTAGTAGAAAGTTTGGAGTCTGAAAATAATTTAAGAATTGATAGAAGATGATAATATAAAACTTGAATTAAAAGCTTTACCATTAGAATGAAATATGTATTTTCTtggtatcaaataaaacatttctctgttgtaatttcttccactcttctaccaaatcaagaagaagatttaattcaattacttaaaaaatataaaaatacaatGGATGGACTTTGAAGATATAAAAGGTATGAATCCTTTAATTTGTACACATAAAATTCACttggaagaaaatgctaaaacgtaTCAAACAACCGCCAAAGAAGGTTAATCCACATATGAAAGAAGTTGTAAGAATGAAAGTATTAAAACTATTAGACGCTGTGGAATTATCTATCCAATCTCAGATAGTAAATGGGTaagtccaacacaagtagtaCCTAAAAAGTCAGGCATCACtgttataaaaaatgaaaaaggagaGTTATTACAAAACTAGGATTCCATCTAGTTGGcgtatgtgtattgattatagaaaattaaatgatttgcaactagaaaagatcatttcccactaccatttttagatcaaaattttagaaaaagtaGCAGGAAATTCTTATTACTGTTTTctgatgggtattcggggtattaTCAAATACCCTATATCattagaagatcaagaaaaaaaacACTTTACTGTCTTTCGGAACTTTTGCATTTaaagaatgccatttggtttatgcaatgctcCGGCTACTTTTCAAAGATGCTGTTAAGTATTTTCAGTGACATGATTGAAGAATATGTAGAAGTTTTATGGATGATATAACTGTTTTTggaaaatcatttgaaaattgtcttaaaaaatctagaaaaagtattaaaaagatgtgaagaaaaaaatcttggttttaaattgggaaaaatgtcattatatGGTTAATCTGGGATTGTCTTAGGACATGTGATATCGAAaaaggaattgaagttgataaagccaaaGTTGATGTTATTTCTAATTTAACATCACCAAAAACGGTCTCAAAGAAGTTCGTCATTCTTGGGTCATGCAGGATTTTATAGAaggttttataaaaaaatttcagcaTAATATCTAAAccaatttcaaatcttttaacaCAAAAGATACACAATTCGAATGGACTCAAAAATGTgaaaattcttttaaaaaaataattaatcttttaattacatCACCTATTTTAACAACCTccagattggtctttaccatttgaattaatgtgtgatgcaagtgattatgcTATAGGAGCTGTGTTAGGAcaaagaaaagaaggaaaacctTATGCAATCTATTATGCTAGTAGAACCTTAAATAGTGcccaaataaaattattcaactactgaaaaagaattattcagtagtatttgcattagataagttTCGATCTTATTTATTGGTTCTACTACTATTGTTTACACCGACATTCTgccataaaatattatcaaataaACAAGATGCTAGCCAAGATTAATACGGTGGATTTATTGTTacaagaatttgatattataattaagataaaaaaggaaaagaaaatgttgtagccgatcatttatctagAATAATGACTGAATCATCTCATAATGAAAtaccaataaatgaaaattttccagATGATCAGTTGTTTATGCTACTATTATGCCATGGTTTGctaatatttaattttcttggacaAATAAAATGCCTTCTCATTGGAATTCACAGGATAAGATAAATTCTTgataaagtttaaaaaaatttttattgggatgatccttaCTTATTTAAGTATTGTCCTGACCAAATTTTTCGACGATGCATACCGACAATGAAATAAgtaatgttattaaattttgtcattctgaAGCATGTGGAGGTCATTTTTCATCCAATAAAACAGCTACAAAAAATCTtaatgtggattttattggccgtcTTTATTCAAAGATACGCATTTATTTGCAAACTTGTGAAAATTGTCAGAAGATGGGATCATTTCAAaacgaaacatgatgcctttttaatccaatcataattattgaaatatttgatagttgggggatagattttatgggtccatttCCATTATCTTTTGGATATAAGTACATTTTAGTcgctgttgattatgtttcaaaatGGATTGAAGCGATTGCATGTAGAACTAATGATCATAAAGttgttataaaattttaaaagaaaatatttt is part of the Primulina eburnea isolate SZY01 chromosome 1, ASM2296580v1, whole genome shotgun sequence genome and encodes:
- the LOC140823123 gene encoding secreted RxLR effector protein 161-like, giving the protein MGLLPQYYACSPDQNDIAERRNEHYGHGAEHVKRSKLPESLWTKAFKTAVYILNRVLTKAVPKTPLNYLKHWLHIFDLDLQQMDVKTAFLNGELEKENDLEREQMKNVPYASAVGSLMYAQVCTRPGIAFVDWMLGRYQSNPGLDHWKAAKKVMRYLPGTKDYILMFRRTKNLEVIGYSDSDYVGCIDSRKSTSRYIFMLAGGAVSWRSAKQTLTATSNMEAEFVACFDATSHGVC